TTGATGAAGCTTCGGTAATTGATGGTAATAAATATGTTGATTTAGTGAAAGCTAGCGTTGCTGAAGAAAATGCTGAGGTTTTGGTTATTTCTGCTAAAATCGAATCTGAAATTGCTGAATTAGATAATTACGAAGAGCGTCAAGAATTTTTAGCTGACTTAGGTTTAACTGAATCTGGTGTAAATAAATTGATTAGAGCTGCGTACCGTTTGTTAGATTTATACACTTATTTTACTGCTGGTGTGCAAGAAGTTAGAGCTTGGACTATCACTAAAGGCTTTACTGCACCACAAGCTGCTGGTGTAATTCACACAGATTTCGAAAAAGGCTTTATCCGTGCCGAGGTTATTAAATACAACGATTTTGTAACCCTAGGTTCTGAAGCTGCTTGTAAAGAAGCTGGTAAATTAGGCGTAGAAGGAAAAACTTACGTTGTAGAAGATGGCGACATCATGCACTTTAGATTTAACGTTTAACCCCTAAATCCCCTAAAGGGGACTTTTATACATTGCGCCTATCGGTTGGTGTCTCACCGACCGAAAACATAAAAATTAAAAGCTACTTCAATTGAAGTGGCTTTTTTTGTACTTTTAAAAAACATTAATTATGAAATACTATTTCGCACTTCTGGCTTTTACCTTCGTTTATTTAAGTGGATTTTCCCAGCAGATTACATACAGTCAATGGAAAGAGGAGGCCAAAAACAACATGGCATTGATTCCTAAATATGGCAATCTACCTAAAACAGAACAACAAAAAGACGCTGATGCAATATTAGTTAAAACCTTTTTGGAACAACATGAAACACATAGAAAATCCTCTGAAACTTTGGTGAAAATGGGATTTAATTATTTGCATCGAGGAGATTTAGAAACTGCAATGTACAGATTTAACCAGGCCTTTTTATTAGACCCTACAAATGAGGATGTTTTTTGGGGATTTGGAAGAATATATTTCACTTTTGGAGATTATGAAGCAGCGAATAAGCAATACAATGAGGGCTTAGCCATTAACCCTAAAAGTTCAAACATTATCACTGATATTGCCAGTATCCACATGGCAATATATGAAAACACTAAAAATGAAAAAGAATTAGATAAGGCAATAGAAATTTTCAAGAAAGCGTATGCAATTGATAGTGAAAATCAAAATGTATTATTCAAACTTTCTGCTGCTTATTTTTATAAAAATGATTGCGCTAACGCATGGATTTTCCACGATAAATGCAAAAAACTTGGCGGCAAACCTTTAACTGCAGACTACACAAAAGCATTAACCGCTAAATGTAATCGATAGTTGTATCTATCGCTAGTATCTCACCAACCGAAAACATAAAAGCTAATCAATTTGAATGGTTTTTTATGATTTGAAAAGCAAGGGCAGAAGCATTCATTAAAGTTACTCGGGCTATACACTACAATCTTTTGTGGCCTTCACTTCGGCTACGCTCAGTGCAAGCTCGCTCAGGCTGACACAAAAGGATTTCGTTGCTATCCCGTTTAGTTAACACAGGTCATTGCTGCTATTGAAAGTTGCATTATGCTTTAGACCTTATTGGTTGCTAAATTTTAACCTATTAGTTGGTGTGTCACCCACCAAAAACATAAAATCCTCAAATGTGGCTAAAGCCAAACCTTTCAATATTTTTTCCGTTGGCTGAAGCCTACGGCAATGAATATTTGAATTTCAATAATAATTTTTTCGTTGCCGTCGGTTTTAACCGACGGATTTATGCAGTTTGCACAGGCTTTAGCCACATCCTAAGAACTATTAACATTGTTTTCTAAACCCGTCCCGATAGCTATCGGGAGCAGTGTAAATCTCCCGATTTTTTCATCGGGAATTGCAACGAAAAGCGGGATAGGATTTTCCAAAGAATTACTGTAATTGATTTTCAAATTAACTTTTAAGAGAATTTTATTTTAGTCATCCGATGAATATTGTACAGCTTATTATATTCATCGGATGACTATTAATCTAACCTGACAACGCATTAAGATTGCTTTCCCGAGAAATCGGGACAGGCTGTGCCTCGCAATGACGAAATTGATACTAAAGTAAAATGCCTTTTAAAAACAACATGGCAAAAGAAAAATAGATAATCAAACCAGTAACATCTACTAAAGTTGCCACAAAAGGGGTTGAAGAAGCAGCTGGGTCGGCACCTAGTTTTTTAAGCAATAAGGGTAACATAGACCCCATTAAAGTACCCCAAAGTACAACGCCAATTAGCGAACAACCCACTACCAAACCTATTAAAATGTAATGCTCGCTAAATGAAGGCATGATAAAATGCCAGGCTAAAATTACGCTGAAACTGAGCAGGCAAAGTGTTGAACCTAAGAAAATACCAGAAAGAATTTCTCTTTTCATGACATCCCACCAATCTTTAATGGTTACTTCTCCCAGTGCCATGGCCTGAATAATGAGTGTAGCTGCTTGAGAGCCACTATTGCCACCGCTAGAAATAATTAATGGGATAAACGTTGCCAGAATAACCACCTTTGCAATTTCATGTTCAAAGTTCGACATCGCTGCAATGGTTAATAACTCGCCAAAAAAGAGCACTATAAGCCAAATCACACGTTTTTTATAAAGTTCAAAAACAGAAACATCTAAATAAGGTTCGTCTAAAGCTTGTGTACCCCCCATTTTCTGAATATCTTCTGAATATTCTTCGTGGGCAATCCACAAAATATCATCAATGGTTACAATACCTAATAGTACATTTTGGTCGTCTATTACTGGCAAAGCAACTCTATTATTCATCTTAAAAACCTGAATTGCTTCTTCTTGAGGGTCATTTACTTTCAGGGCGATTAGTCTATTATCCGTTAGTTCACCTATTTTAACTTCTGGGTCTGCTAATAAAATTTCACGAATTCGAATATCATCCAACAACACGCCATCTTTATCTATTACATAAACAACATCTATGGTTTCAGAATTTTTGCCATATCGACGAATGTGCGAAAGCACTCTGCTAACCGTCCATTCTATTTTTACAGCAATAAAATCTGGGGTCATCATCCTGCCTACGCTATCTTCTTCATAGCCTAAAAGATGTAACGCTTCTATCCTATCCTTATCTGGCAAAAGAATAAGCAGCTTTTTTACGGCGTCTCCTTTTAGTTCACCTAAAAGTGCAGTTCTATCATCGGGTGGCAAAGCCCGTATAATTTCAGTTAGCTTATTATTTTGTAGTTTTTTTATGATCCGCTCTTGGGTAGGGAAATCGAGGATACGAAAAACGTTAACGGCTCTTTTAATTGAAAGTGTTTCGATAAACTTTACAGCATGTTGTGGAAGCTCATCGATTAAATGCTCTACATCTGATATATTAAGCTCATTTAAATAGGTTTTTAACTGCCTGTCACTATCGTTTTCCAACAATTCCAACACTTCATCTACAAGCAGTTCTTCCATAAGCTTAAATTTAGTTCATCGTTCTGCAAAAGTGCCTTTTTCTTTTTAAAAAATCCAATTTAATATTTTTCCTAAATTTTGATCAAACGTTAGAAATAAACAGAAAACAAAAGAATAAACCTTAAATTTTCCTTTATATATTAAATTAAAATTAGATTTTATTGAAAAATTAATTTAATTACAATAAAAACACTACCAAATTAGTAGTTATGTCACAAAATTTATGCTTAAAAAACGATACAAATCACTATTTTACCAAAAAACATTCATTTATAATTTCAATATTTGTCATAATAAGCTCCAAAAATTTTGAAATCTATATCAAGACGTGATTTTTTAAGTAAAAGTGGTCTTTTAGCAAGCGCTAGTTACCCAGCAATGATTGCTTTGGGCCTTTTAAAGTCGGCACCTGCCCACGCATTTAATTTAGAAAAAAAAGGAAATGGCAAAAAAGTAATCATTTTAGGAGCTGGTTTATCTGGATTGGCTTCCGCTTATGAGTTAACTAAATTAGGTTATGAATGTACCATTCTTGAAGCTCGTGAAAGAACAGGTGGGCGTTGCTGGAGCATTAGAAATGGAAGCTCACACGCAGAACAAGACAAACCTTCAGTTTTTGCAAAGTTTGATGAAGGTTTATATTTTAATGCTGGTCCTTCACGCATCCCACATAACCATGAATTAACCTTGCATTATTGTAAGGAATTAGGTGTACCTATTCAGGTTTACAACAATGTTAACGAAAGCACTTACTTTTTCGCCGAAGGAAAAGGCGCACTTTCTAATAAAAAGGTACGAAATAGAGAAATTCATAACGACATAAGGGGTTATATGGCGGAGATGCTTTCTAAAACGATGGACTCGAATTTAGATAGCGCTTTAACAAAAGAAGATGGACAAAAAGTTATAGAATATTTAATGGCCGAAGGTGGTTTGGATGTGGATAAATTATACAAGGCATCTGCCAGAAGAGGATACATAGAATCACCTGGTGCGGGTAACAAACCTGGACTAATTGCTGACCCATACAAACTGGCAGACATTATCAAATCGGGTTTAATGGACCCAGATTTTTACAATGTTGCAGAATATACTTACGAGTTGCAGATGACTATGTTTCAAGCTGTAGGTGGGATGGACAAAATTGCCCAAGCTTTTGAAAAGAAAGTTGCGCCAATGCTAAAATTAAATGCTGAAGTATTATCCATCAACAACACAACTGATGGGGTAAAAATTATTTATAAGGATAAAACTGGAGAACACGAATTACAAGGAGATTTGTGTATTTGTACCCTGCCTTTACCAGTATTGAGCAGCGTAAAAAACAATTTTTCTTCCGACGTGAATCGAGCCATAGATTTTATAGAGTACAACAAAACTGGAAAAATTGGTTTACAATTTAAACGTAGGTTTTGGGAAGAAGATGAACATATTTATGGAGGTATAACTCATACCAATAATGAATTAACGCAAATATTTTATCCATCTTATGATTACTTGAGTAAAAAGGGAATTTTAATTGGCTACTATAATTTTAATGAAAAGGCCGCACAAGTAAGCGAATTAAGCTATGCTGACAGAGAGAAACTAGCTTTACAAAAAGGAAGGTTAATTCATCCGCAGTACGACAAGGAATTTGAAAGTTCGCTTTCGGTAAGCTGGCATAAAACAAAATACAGCATTGGTGGATGGGCTGTTTACAATACTGAGACCAGGAAAAATTCTTATCCAGCCATGCTTAAACCAGACGGCAACGTTTATTTTGCTGGCGAACATTTAACTTATTTAAACGCATGGATGGCCGGTGCATTAGAATCGGCAAGAAGTGTTGTAACCGATATACATGCTAGAACCACAGAATCGAGATTAAAATACCCAACCCAAACAAAAGGATAACCTAAAACAAAAAATTATGGCAAACACATTTAACCGTAGAAGCTGGATCAAATCTACAGCCATTATGGCGGGAGCAGCAACCTTCTTTTCTGGAGCATTAAACAAAATCTCAGCAATGCCACGTAGCATTCAACAACGAGTATTGAGCGACAGTTTTGCTGATAAATTTGCAGTATTGAGAGCTCAACCTACCATGAAGGCTAGGTTGTCTGCCAATGAAAATCCCTTTGGACCATCTAAAGCAGCTAAAAAAGCTATGAAAAAAGCTTTGGACACCAGTTATCAATATCCTTTCATGCACATGCGTGAGTTAACCAGCAAAATTGCAGCACATGAAGGTATTCAAGGTGGCAACATCATGATGGATGCTGGTTCATCGCCTATATTGCTAGCTGCTTCCTTATTTTACGCGAAAAATGGTGGAGAAATCATTTCTGCAGACCCATCTTATAACGACCTTCCAGCAGACGCTGAAAAACACGGCGCTAAATGGATAAAAACCGCCTTAACAAGCGATTATAAAATAGACCTGGATGCAATGGAAGCCAAAATAAATGATAAAACCGCATTAATTTATA
The sequence above is drawn from the Pedobacter frigiditerrae genome and encodes:
- a CDS encoding flavin monoamine oxidase family protein, giving the protein MKSISRRDFLSKSGLLASASYPAMIALGLLKSAPAHAFNLEKKGNGKKVIILGAGLSGLASAYELTKLGYECTILEARERTGGRCWSIRNGSSHAEQDKPSVFAKFDEGLYFNAGPSRIPHNHELTLHYCKELGVPIQVYNNVNESTYFFAEGKGALSNKKVRNREIHNDIRGYMAEMLSKTMDSNLDSALTKEDGQKVIEYLMAEGGLDVDKLYKASARRGYIESPGAGNKPGLIADPYKLADIIKSGLMDPDFYNVAEYTYELQMTMFQAVGGMDKIAQAFEKKVAPMLKLNAEVLSINNTTDGVKIIYKDKTGEHELQGDLCICTLPLPVLSSVKNNFSSDVNRAIDFIEYNKTGKIGLQFKRRFWEEDEHIYGGITHTNNELTQIFYPSYDYLSKKGILIGYYNFNEKAAQVSELSYADREKLALQKGRLIHPQYDKEFESSLSVSWHKTKYSIGGWAVYNTETRKNSYPAMLKPDGNVYFAGEHLTYLNAWMAGALESARSVVTDIHARTTESRLKYPTQTKG
- a CDS encoding tetratricopeptide repeat protein codes for the protein MKYYFALLAFTFVYLSGFSQQITYSQWKEEAKNNMALIPKYGNLPKTEQQKDADAILVKTFLEQHETHRKSSETLVKMGFNYLHRGDLETAMYRFNQAFLLDPTNEDVFWGFGRIYFTFGDYEAANKQYNEGLAINPKSSNIITDIASIHMAIYENTKNEKELDKAIEIFKKAYAIDSENQNVLFKLSAAYFYKNDCANAWIFHDKCKKLGGKPLTADYTKALTAKCNR
- the mgtE gene encoding magnesium transporter; translation: MEELLVDEVLELLENDSDRQLKTYLNELNISDVEHLIDELPQHAVKFIETLSIKRAVNVFRILDFPTQERIIKKLQNNKLTEIIRALPPDDRTALLGELKGDAVKKLLILLPDKDRIEALHLLGYEEDSVGRMMTPDFIAVKIEWTVSRVLSHIRRYGKNSETIDVVYVIDKDGVLLDDIRIREILLADPEVKIGELTDNRLIALKVNDPQEEAIQVFKMNNRVALPVIDDQNVLLGIVTIDDILWIAHEEYSEDIQKMGGTQALDEPYLDVSVFELYKKRVIWLIVLFFGELLTIAAMSNFEHEIAKVVILATFIPLIISSGGNSGSQAATLIIQAMALGEVTIKDWWDVMKREILSGIFLGSTLCLLSFSVILAWHFIMPSFSEHYILIGLVVGCSLIGVVLWGTLMGSMLPLLLKKLGADPAASSTPFVATLVDVTGLIIYFSFAMLFLKGILL